In Pseudochaenichthys georgianus unplaced genomic scaffold, fPseGeo1.2 scaffold_505_arrow_ctg1, whole genome shotgun sequence, one genomic interval encodes:
- the LOC117442928 gene encoding nascent polypeptide-associated complex subunit alpha, muscle-specific form-like, with translation MNSPSHPEPRELQQVPAACPPVSTEFQKSPVASQHELQRITETSQSEPTELQPCPPDSTELQKSPAPSHVEPTELDNSPAPSHPDPTELQNSPEPSQPDHAELLETPVSPHPDSTELQTSPEPSYLSSTELHQSPEPSHLSSTELQQSPSPAHSDPTKLQSGSVASHPDHEELQETPVPSHQDFTELQQSPPTSHSGPINVLETPASLNPLEYQESPTSPQVSLTEDQRSPTHVTFFQAQQSPCQVRNTSSSPTQNSTEDQVLATDFQHSPMQGSPLACSLVRSPVGFSPTWVLSGPEQIPSTHTSQSPLDTACSPAHNITQLQNRTPQRQHSPTTHSPSQVSTQSPPQEAERTLDHESPGSSSPAGVRCEPAQGLSTLNRSPQRPASLRSISAPCSPSPAPLRATKCSLSQPASPAQGQSTKPLQLPTQSRLTKELTGTTEPNIGAQTLESSPSSNHGTDEELPDEPGLSPHHGPSTPTPESLVHISLTSSPCETEEVPPPTSFTQGVPSCASCAEATEGSPTHIQNSIPVETSLADTGPSAELAASIQPSQDEEMIEGGNSPSSFILSESPLSHPDSQTEANSVVDYMHVQEGTSPSFSEPPQTEASSQSPTSPGQSNVQTIGSPCPASPGQTSLLPVSFSPPHCSSSRSASHSPPRSSPAGQASPVHIQSTCSPVQRRSPSLASSTNSSPAHATVLACFSPPHSPAQARETPRSPAHSPAIDTETSSSLDVDSSSILQSCDLPSVVRMDPYVVIKQMNPAPASSLPDGSVSPNQAPASPVSTPKHSPASHAVDATSTPASPSHASPTQDTTAMPSTSHISETPASPPTCTPSQVSPPHASSVHSSPAASPVYGPVLSGETEVSITNPLRLEGGSGSPLRREASPGSPLRREASPGSPLRREASPGSPLRREASPGSPLRLEASPGSPLRREASPGSPLRLEASPGSPLRREASPGSPLRLEASPGSPLRREASPGSPLRLEASPGSPLRREASPGSPLRLEASPGSPLRLEETPGSPLRCEASPGSPLRLEETPGSPLRCEASPGSPLRCEASPGSPLRREASPGSPLRCEASPGSPLRREASPGSPLRREASPGSPLRREASPGSPLRLEASPGSPLRCEASPGSPLRCEASPGSPLRCEASPEDSESSIPGPTSPVQPEAGPGSVPEEEKFEQEKKTEEEEEENFDEEEEKFEEEEEEEEEEGHQTVKKSPLEEESEGGEQEVLNEDSPLDAPPSPHSALPLPPSPSPPPPHRTALTPPSHPPLSTNQRETPTPCHVTATDDESRSQSQVQSTKDEHQSQAEPSERGVGLELQEPIAEEEEEQEEEVEEEREKQEDQSHAQPSERGAGHELQQPIAAEEEEEEQEVEEEREKQEDQSHAQPSERGAGHELQQPIAAEKEEMEAGLELQEPIAAAAEEEEEDREDLDDQSDVEELEMDASLDLEVMALMTSSPPPSLLHLSSPIPPPRTSRRLPPPFSSRPSDDLSIRLRSSPF, from the exons ATGAATTCGCCTTCTCACCCTGAACCCAGAGAGCTTCAACAAGTACCTGCGGCATGCCCACCTGTTTCAACAGAGTTCCAAAAGAGTCCTGTAGCATCGCAACATGAACTCCAACGAATAACTGAAACATCCCAATCTGAACCTACAGAGCTTCAGCCATGCCCACCTGACTCAACAGAACTCCAAAAAAGTCCTGCACCATCCCATGTCGAACCCACAGAACTCGATAACAGTCCTGCACCATCTCATCCGGATCCCACAGAACTCCAAAATAGTCCTGAACCATCTCAGCCTGATCATGCAGAACTCCTAGAAACTCCAGTTTCACCACATCCTGATTCCACAGAACTCCAAACAAGTCCTGAACCGTCGTATCTTTCTTCCACTGAGCTACATCAAAGTCCTGAACCATCGCATCTTTCTTCCACTGAGCTACAGCAAAGTCCTTCACCAGCCCACTCAGACCCAACAAAACTCCAAAGCGGTTCTGTAGCATCTCATCCTGATCACGAAGAACTACAAGAAACTCCTGTTCCATCTCATCAAGATTTCACGGAGCTACAACAAAGTCCACCAACATCTCACAGTGGCCCAATAAATGTACTGGAAACACCAGCTTCATTGAATCCTTTAGAGTACCAGGAGAGCCCCACCTCACCTCAAGTTAGTCTGACAGAGGATCAACGAAGTCCGACACATGTGACCTTCTTTCAGGCTCAGCAGAGTCCTTGTCAGGTCAGGAACACCTCTTCCAGCCCAACCCAGAACTCCACAGAGGATCAGGTTTTGGCCACAGACTTTCAGCACAGTCCAATGCAGGGTAGTCCTTTGGCTTGTAGCCTTGTACGTTCTCCAGTAGGGTTTAGTCCTACCTGGGTTCTGTCTGGACCTGAGCAGATCCCTTCAACACACACTTCACAGTCACCGCTCGACACAGCATGTAGTCCTGCTCACAACATCACACAGCTTCAGAACAGAACCCCACAAAGACAGCATAGTCCTACGACACATAGTCCTTCACAGGTCAGCACACAGAGTCCTCCACAGGAGGCCGAACGTACACTGGATCATGAGAGCCCTGGATCGAGCAGCCCTGCCGGAGTGCGATGTGAGCCAGCACAGGGCCTTTCTACACTGAACCGCTCACCACAAAGACCCGCCTCACTGCGGTCCATCTCAGCGCCATGTAGCCCCTCACCGGCCCCCCTCAGAGCCACAAAGTGTAGTCTGTCCCAGCCTGCCAGCCCAGCCCAGGGCCAGTCTACAAAGCCTTTGCAGCTTCCTACTCAGTCAAGACTGACAAAGGAACTAACCGGTACCACAGAGCCTAACATTGGTGCCCAAACACTGGAAAGTAGCCCCTCCTCTAACCACGGCACAGATGAAGAACTTCCAGACGAGCCTGGACTCAGCCCCCATCACGGTCCTTCCACGCCAACACCAGAAAGCCTTGTTCACATTAGCCTAACTAGCTCACCTTGTGAAACGGAGGAAGTTCCTCCCCCAACTAGCTTCACTCAGGGGGTTCCTTCTTGTGCAAGCTGCGCAGAAGCTACAGAGGGGAGCCCCACACATATCCAAAACAGCATACCAGTGGAGACTAGCCTTGCAGACACCGGTCCATCAGCAGAACTGGCTGCATCCATCCAGCCGAGCCAGGATGAGGAGATGATAGAAGGTGGAAATTCTCCAAGTTCTTTTATTCTGTCAGAAAGTCCTCTGAGCCACCCGGACAGTCAAACAGAAGCTAACAGCGTGGTGGACTACATGCATGTTCAAGAGGGAACTAGTCCTAGTTTTTCAGAGCCCCCACAGACTGAGGCGAGCAGCCAAAGTCCAACAAGTCCTGGTCAGTCAAATGTTCAAACTATCGGTAGTCCTTGTCCTGCTTCTCCAGGTCAAACAAGCCTCCTGCCAGTTAGTTTTAGTCCTCCACACTGTAGTAGCTCACGGTCTGCTAGCCACAGTCCACCTAGGTCTAGTCCTGCTGGTCAAGCTAGTCCTGTTCACATACAGAGCACCTGTAGTCCAGTCCAAAGACGGTCTCCCTCGTTAGCTAGCTCAACAAACAGCAGCCCCGCACATGCTACTGTATTGGCTTGTTTTAGCCCACCTCACAGTCCAGCTCAGGCCAGGGAAACGCCTCGTAGCCCCGCTCATAGCCCGGCTATCGACACAGAAACCAGTTCAAGTCTGGACGTGGACTCTAGTTCCATCCTCCAGAGCTGCGATCTTCCCAGTGTGGTTCGCATGGATCCTTATGTTGTTATTAAGCAGATGAACCCAGCACCTGCCAGTTCTCTACCTGATGGCTCTGTTAGTCCCAACCAGGCCCCGGCTAGTCCTGTTTCCACCCCCAAGCACAGCCCTGCCTCCCATGCTGTTGATGCTACTTCCACCCCGGCTAGTCCGAGCCATGCTAGTCCCACTCAGGATACCACTGCGATGCCTAGCACTAGCCACATTAGTGAAACCCCCGCTAGTCCCCCTACCTGCACCCCCTCACAGGTTAGCCCTCCTCATGCTAGCTCTGTGCACAGTAGCCCAGCTGCTAGTCCGGTTTATGGTCCTGTACTCTCAGGTGAGACAGAAGTTAGTATTACAAACCCTCTGAGGCTAGAGGGTGGTTCTGGTAGCCCTCTGCGGCGTGAGGCTAGTCCTGGTAGCCCTCTGCGGCGTGAGGCTAGTCCTGGTAGCCCTCTGCGGCGTGAGGCTAGTCCTGGTAGCCCTCTGCGGCGTGAGGCTAGTCCTGGTAGCCCTCTGCGGCTAGAGGCTAGTCCTGGTAGCCCTCTGCGGCGTGAGGCTAGTCCTGGTAGCCCTCTGAGGCTAGAGGCTAGTCCTGGTAGCCCTCTGCGGCGTGAGGCTAGTCCTGGTAGCCCTCTGCGGCTAGAGGCTAGTCCTGGTAGCCCTCTGCGGCGTGAGGCTAGTCCTGGTAGCCCTCTGCGGCTAGAGGCTAGTCCTGGTAGCCCTCTGCGGCGTGAGGCTAGTCCTGGTAGCCCTCTGCGGCTAGAGGCTAGTCCTGGTAGCCCTCTGAGACTAGAGGAGACTCCTGGTAGCCCTCTGCGGTGTGAGGCTAGTCCTGGTAGCCCTCTGCGGCTAGAGGAGACTCCTGGTAGCCCTCTGCGGTGTGAGGCTAGTCCTGGTAGCCCTCTGCGGTGTGAGGCTAGTCCTGGTAGCCCTCTGCGGCGTGAGGCTAGTCCTGGTAGCCCTCTGCGGTGTGAGGCTAGTCCTGGTAGCCCTCTGCGGCGTGAGGCTAGTCCTGGTAGCCCTCTGCGGCGTGAGGCTAGTCCTGGTAGCCCTCTGCGGCGTGAGGCTAGTCCTGGTAGCCCTCTGAGACTAGAGGCTAGTCCTGGTAGCCCTCTGCGGTGTGAGGCTAGTCCTGGTAGCCCTCTGCGGTGTGAGGCTAGTCCTGGTAGCCCCCTGCGGTGTGAGGCTAGTCCTGAGGATTCTGAATCCAGTATTCCTGGTCCCACGAGCCCCGTGCAGCCTGAAGCTGGTCCTGGTTCTGTTCCTGAGGAGGAGAAGTTTGAGCAGGAAAAGAAGactgaagaagaggaggaggagaattttgatgaggaggaggagaagtttgaagaagaagaggaggaggaggaagaggagggtcaTCAGACAGTAAAGAAGAGTCCATTGGAAGAGGAGTCGGAGGGAGGGGAGCAGGAAGTCCTGAATGAAGACTCTCCTCTCGATGCTCCTCCCTCACCACACTCTGCCTTACCCCTtcctccctccccctctcctccccctcctcacagAACTGCCTTAACCCCCCCCAGTCACCCTCCTCTTTCCACCAATCAAAGAGAAACCCCAACTCCGTGTCATGTGACAGCAACGGACGACGAAAGCCGATCACAGAGCCAGGTTCAATCCACCAAAGACGAGCACCAATCACAAGCAGAGCCTTCAGAGAGGGGGGTGGGACTTGAACTACAGGAGCCAATAGCAGAAGAGGAAGAG gagCAGGAAGAGGAAGTGGAGGAAGAAAGGGAGAAGCAGGAGGACCAATCACACGCTCAGCCTTCAGAGAGAGGGGCGGGACATGAACTCCAGCAGCCAatagcagcagaggaggaggaggag gagcaggaagtggaggaagaaagagagaaGCAGGAGGACCAATCACACGCTCAGCCTTCAGAGAGAGGGGCGGGACATGAACTCCAGCAGCCAATAGCAGCAGAGAAGGAGGAG atgGAGGCGGGGCTTGAACTACAGGAGccaatagcagcagcagcagaggaggaggaggaggatcggGAGGATCTGGACGACCAATCAGACGTGGAGGAGCTTGAAATGGACGCCTCTTTAGACCTGGAGGTGATGGCGTTGATGACCTCGTCTCcccctccttctctccttcACCTTTCCTCCCCCATCCCTCCCCCACGGACATCTCGAAGACTTCCTCCCCCCTTTTCTTCCAGACCCTCCGATGACCTCTCCATCCGCTTGAGGTCGTCTCCCTTC
- the LOC117442925 gene encoding zonadhesin-like, whose product MSRQSSKIVLHHPSLSKKSSKKVLLPPTLILQNSYKFPRHRTPIQQSSKIVLFHRTLIPRNNHTVLFHRTLIPRNNHIVLFHRTLIPRNNHTVLFHRTLIPRNNHIVLFHHTLIPRNNHIVLFHHTLIPRNNHIVLFHRTLIPRNNHIVLLHHTLIPRNNHIVLFHRTLIPRNNHVVLFHRTLVPRNNHIVLFHRTLIPRNNHVVLFHRTLIPRNNHIVLYHLTLIPRNNHIVLFHRTLIPRNNHVVLFHRTLIPRNNHIVLYHLTLIPRNNHVVLYHRTLIPRNNHIVLFHHTLIPRNNHIVLYHLTLIPRNNHIVLFHLTLIPRNNHVVLFHRTLIPRNNHTVLFHHTLIPRNNHIVLFHPTLIPRNNHIVLFHPTLIPRNNHIVLFHLTLIPRNNRIVLFHRTLIPRNNRIVLFHHTPIPRNNHIVLFHLTPIPRNNHIVLFHLTPIPRNNHIVLFHRTLIPRNNHVVLFHLTLIPRNNHVVLFHRTLIPRNNHVVLFHRTLIPRNNHVVLFHRTLIPRNNHIVLFHRTLILQNNHIVLFHLTLKRQSANQSLSNPTAIQQSSKTVLCNPRQIPQNSHKVLHHSSLIRQSSKRVLSHPSLILQNSNKCPRHHTLIPQNNKTVLYHRTLILQNNLIFLHDLTMKRQSSNTFLSNPSPIQQSSETVLHHSNLYPQNSHKVLHHRTLIR is encoded by the coding sequence ATGAGCAGGCAGAGCTCCAAAATAGTCCTGCATCATCCCTCCCTGAGCAAAAAGAGCTCCAAAAAAGTCCTGCTTCCTCCCACCCTGATCCTACAGAACTCCTACAAATTCCCTCGCCATCGCACCCCGATCCAACAGAGCTCCAAAATAGTCCTGTTCCATCGCACCCTGATCCCACGGAACAACCACACAGTCCTGTTCCATCGCACCCTGATCCCACGGAACAACCACATAGTCCTGTTCCATCGCACCCTGATCCCACGGAACAACCACACAGTCCTGTTCCATCGCACCCTGATCCCACGGAACAACCACATAGTCCTGTTCCATCACACCCTGATCCCACGGAACAACCACATAGTCCTGTTCCATCACACCCTGATCCCACGGAACAACCACATAGTCCTGTTCCATCGCACCCTGATCCCACGGAACAACCACATAGTCCTGCTCCATCACACCCTGATCCCACGGAACAACCACATAGTCCTGTTCCATCGCACCCTGATCCCACGGAACAACCACGTAGTCCTGTTCCATCGCACCCTGGTCCCACGGAACAACCACATAGTCCTGTTCCATCGCACCCTGATCCCACGGAACAACCACGTAGTCCTGTTCCATCGCACCCTGATCCCACGGAACAACCACATAGTCCTGTATCATCTCACCCTGATCCCACGGAACAACCACATAGTCCTGTTCCATCGCACCCTGATCCCACGGAACAACCACGTAGTCCTGTTCCATCGCACCCTGATCCCACGGAACAACCACATAGTCCTGTATCATCTCACCCTGATCCCACGGAACAACCACGTAGTCCTGTATCATCGCACCCTGATCCCACGGAACAACCACATAGTCCTGTTCCATCACACCCTGATCCCACGGAACAACCACATAGTCCTGTATCATCTCACCCTGATCCCACGGAACAACCACATAGTCCTGTTCCATCTCACCCTGATCCCACGGAACAACCACGTAGTCCTGTTCCATCGCACCCTGATCCCACGGAACAACCACACAGTCCTGTTCCATCACACCCTGATCCCACGGAACAACCACATAGTCCTGTTCCATCCCACCCTGATCCCACGGAACAACCACATAGTCCTGTTCCATCCCACCCTGATCCCACGGAACAACCACATAGTCCTGTTCCATCTCACCCTGATCCCACGGAACAACCGCATAGTCCTGTTCCATCGCACCCTGATCCCACGGAACAACCGCATAGTCCTGTTCCATCACACCCCGATCCCACGGAACAACCACATAGTCCTGTTCCATCTCACCCCGATCCCACGGAACAACCACATAGTCCTGTTCCATCTCACCCCGATCCCACGGAACAACCACATAGTCCTGTTCCATCGCACCCTGATCCCACGGAACAACCACGTAGTCCTGTTCCATCTCACCCTGATCCCACGGAACAACCACGTAGTCCTGTTCCATCGCACCCTGATCCCACGGAACAACCACGTAGTCCTGTTCCATCGCACCCTGATCCCACGGAACAACCACGTAGTCCTGTTCCATCGCACTCTGATCCCACGGAACAACCACATAGTCCTGTTCCATCGCACCCTGATCCTACAGAACAACCACATAGTCCTGTTCCATCTCACCTTGAAACGTCAGAGTGCGAACCAATCCCTGAGCAATCCCACTGCAATCCAACAGAGCTCCAAAACAGTCCTTTGCAATCCCAGACAGATCCCACAGAACTCCCACAAAGTCCTGCACCATTCCTCCCTGATTCGACAGAGCTCCAAAAGAGTCCTGTCCCATCCCTCCCTGATTCTACAGAACTCCAACAAATGCCCTCGCCATCACACCCTGATCCCACAGAACAACAAAACAGTCCTGTACCATCGCACCCTGATCCTACAGAACAACTTAATATTCCTCCACGATCTCACCATGAAACGTCAGAGCTCGAACACATTTCTGAGCAATCCCTCCCCGATCCAACAGAGCTCCGAAACAGTCCTTCACCATTCCAACTTGTACCCACAGAACTCCCACAAAGTCCTGCACCATCGCACCCTGATTCGATAG